The following coding sequences are from one Epinephelus moara isolate mb chromosome 7, YSFRI_EMoa_1.0, whole genome shotgun sequence window:
- the LOC126393457 gene encoding olfactory receptor 6N2-like codes for MYIFIAALLLNSVLTSTTVYPKLLIDILSEKQVITFSACLLQCFIYYSVSASDFLLLAAMAYDRYVSICKPLQYTTIMTKNVVSVILGVAWVLPACQVAASTILSAQMKLCNFTLKAIFCNNSYYNLFCVASVGLSINDMVTTFNVVVLPILFILFTYTRILIISYRSGRNVRKKAAQTCSP; via the coding sequence ATGTACATTTTCATTGCAGCATTGTTACTGAACTCTGTTCTTACCAGCACTACTGTGTACCCAAAGTTATTGATTGACATTTTATCTGAAAAACAGGTCATAACATTTTCAGCCTGTCTCTTACaatgttttatatattattcTGTTAGTGCTTCAGATTTCTTACTGTTGGCGGCCATGGCCTATGACAGGTATGTGTCTATATGTAAACCTCTGCAATATACAACTATCATGACAAAAAACGTGGTGAGTGTTATCCTGGGTGTAGCTTGGGTTCTGCCTGCTTGTCAGGTTGCAGCCTCAACAATACTGAGTGCTCAAATGAAACTCTGTAATTTCACTTTAAAAGCAATTTTTTGTAATAATTCATATTACAATCTCTTCTGTGTGGCATCAGTAGGACTTTCTATAAATGATATGGTTACTACGTTTAATGTGGTAGTTTTACCTATACTCTTCATACTTTTTACATACACCAGAATACTGATAATATCCTATCGAAGTGGTAGAAATGTCAGGAAAAAAGCTGCACAGACTTGTTCACCCTAG